In Microvenator marinus, one genomic interval encodes:
- a CDS encoding alpha/beta hydrolase family protein, with protein sequence MKSRKFYLFLLAVSFVALVCIGCAPAQRWLDRRGIEDYAHGAELELDTRTEALKTPWQSVELDEMTSPVPGRWKTTGPPPWSSKRDHLRAEIWSYESAGPRDNLGATTFWVWRHGELGARPVILWLPGNGFAPIAFPFVSNIYETILDLGFDLVVWVPPKHFNRLKTGETDSLMGPDVRENQELVLESVREIRAMIHLLRSRGVERIGGWGGSMGASVLWLVSAVEDLDHMALMIPVVDWRTLSVEPAEMKTLVQKIEARGVPKQVLSRAFETISPVSWKSRVSPNRIFIQHGVYDQLTPDEVLRDFTQSQGIRRVQGYARSHATILLTPTLYVDYRAFLEEMKKPPRTK encoded by the coding sequence ATGAAAAGTCGAAAATTTTACCTCTTCTTGTTGGCCGTTTCTTTCGTGGCACTGGTCTGCATCGGCTGTGCCCCTGCGCAACGCTGGTTAGACCGGCGTGGAATCGAAGATTACGCCCACGGCGCCGAGCTTGAATTGGACACACGAACCGAGGCCTTGAAGACTCCGTGGCAGTCCGTTGAACTCGATGAAATGACGTCTCCAGTTCCCGGGCGGTGGAAAACGACTGGGCCTCCTCCTTGGTCGTCAAAGAGAGACCATCTGCGCGCCGAGATTTGGTCCTATGAGTCCGCAGGGCCTAGAGACAATCTCGGGGCCACCACGTTTTGGGTCTGGAGGCACGGTGAGTTGGGTGCAAGGCCTGTGATTCTTTGGTTGCCGGGCAACGGCTTTGCGCCCATTGCATTTCCATTTGTCTCAAATATCTATGAGACAATCTTGGATCTCGGCTTCGACCTTGTTGTCTGGGTTCCTCCCAAACATTTTAATCGTTTAAAAACGGGGGAGACTGATTCCCTGATGGGGCCGGATGTACGTGAAAATCAGGAACTTGTGCTCGAATCGGTGCGTGAGATTCGGGCAATGATTCACCTATTAAGGAGCCGCGGAGTTGAACGTATCGGGGGGTGGGGAGGGTCCATGGGGGCTTCTGTTCTGTGGCTGGTCTCCGCCGTGGAAGACCTTGACCACATGGCCTTGATGATTCCCGTGGTGGATTGGCGAACGCTGAGTGTAGAGCCCGCTGAGATGAAGACCCTCGTCCAGAAAATAGAGGCACGAGGCGTGCCGAAGCAAGTGCTTTCGCGGGCCTTCGAAACGATTAGCCCGGTCTCGTGGAAGTCGCGGGTCAGCCCGAATCGCATCTTCATTCAACATGGAGTCTACGACCAACTCACGCCAGACGAGGTGTTACGAGACTTTACACAAAGCCAGGGGATTCGTAGAGTTCAAGGCTACGCGCGAAGTCATGCCACAATTCTACTCACACCCACACTATACGTGGACTATCGGGCATTTCTGG